A segment of the bacterium genome:
GGTAAAAAAAGCTGCAAGAATCGCCTGCATAACCCACGATAAGATCATCCGGGAAGCGGATATCAATCCTGTGATAACGCTGTAGATGTTAGCTGCGGCAATCCCCAGTATCACGACGATGGTAAGGAGAGCAACTCCACGTCTTTCAATCGGTTTTATACAGGCCCAGATGAGCAGAAGAGTCCAGCCCAGCATGAGCGCCGCGCCCATCATCATGGCGTAGCGGTAAGTCGGGCTGAAGCCGGAAAACCCCCAGAGCACTCGCGCCAGCTCGGGGATAAGCATTACAGGAACCATCACTGCATCTATTAAGGCTCCGAGTATGTATGCCGCTCTCAGCCATGCTCTTGCCTTGTGCTCTTTCATGCATCCTCCTAGCAGGCGCGTTCTTTTGCGCCTTCAATCATCGCCCGGAGCGCCTGGATTCTGCCTATGTGAAGGGCGGTGTGGCAGGCTGTTATAAAGAGCCAGTGCGCTATTGAAAGCTTATCCTCAGAGCTTGCAGGGACGTTGTGGAAATCCGACGAGGTAAGCGAATCGATATATTGGTGCGATTTCCGGCGAACATCCTTGACCCATTCAAAGACATCCTCCAGAGGTTCAACCCACTTGCGAAGGTGTTCGGAAGGACACCATTCAACACCAAAAACCTCGTATCTTGGCGGAATGACTTGATCCTTTTCGCCCATAAGAAACCTTGAAATATGATAACTCTCACGGTGTGCTATGTGTCCGACCTGCCATATAACAGGCAGACTGTTCTCGTCGGGAACCCAGTACAGCTGATCCGCAGACAACCCTTCAATCTCCTTCAAGGGGTCGGCGTACCAGAACCCGTCTCCGTAAAGGAAGCGAGCGAGTTCTTTCAAATCGGGCATATCCTCCTCCTACTTTTTTATGGATTTCACGAAGTACTTAATCATCACGCGCGAATCATCCACGCGTTCGGTTTTGAAAAACTCTCTTGCTGTTTCTTCAAATGACTTCCTTGAAAAACCTATATGGGGTCTTCCAAGATACTCCTCGAGTCTGACCATCAAAGAATAATGCTTATGTTCCGGATTGGGAATATCGAGCGCTAATCTCGAATTAGGCCTGAGAATCCTTGAAAGCTCCCCAAGGGCGTCCTTGACGTAAGGCAATGAACAGTACTCAAGGACGCCAATCATCATCGCGATATCAAAGAAATCATTGTCAAACGGCATCGAAGAGACATCGGCCAAAAACAGACCGCCCACGGAGACGCCCTTATCGTGAGCGTACTTCCGCATAGCTTCGATAAGAGCCGGGCTTATATCAACGCCATAATACACAGAAGGCCACTTATCGAATCCATAGCTTGCAAGATTAGCCGAGCAGCCGGCATCCAGAAAGCGCATTCCGGCTTGAGGCGAGAGGTAATCCTTTATATCCGGGTTTGCGCTGCCGCATCCTCTGGCGTTTCCCAGGAATTCCTTGAAATCCGGAGAAGTCCTGAACTCCAGAGGAAGAGCTGCCATTGGATCAATTCCCCGCTTATACTGTTCGACAGTCGTGTCGTAGGCTTTGCGAATCCGTTCGAGCT
Coding sequences within it:
- a CDS encoding DinB family protein; protein product: MPDLKELARFLYGDGFWYADPLKEIEGLSADQLYWVPDENSLPVIWQVGHIAHRESYHISRFLMGEKDQVIPPRYEVFGVEWCPSEHLRKWVEPLEDVFEWVKDVRRKSHQYIDSLTSSDFHNVPASSEDKLSIAHWLFITACHTALHIGRIQALRAMIEGAKERAC
- a CDS encoding class I SAM-dependent methyltransferase, whose amino-acid sequence is MDEETSQQLERIRKAYDTTVEQYKRGIDPMAALPLEFRTSPDFKEFLGNARGCGSANPDIKDYLSPQAGMRFLDAGCSANLASYGFDKWPSVYYGVDISPALIEAMRKYAHDKGVSVGGLFLADVSSMPFDNDFFDIAMMIGVLEYCSLPYVKDALGELSRILRPNSRLALDIPNPEHKHYSLMVRLEEYLGRPHIGFSRKSFEETAREFFKTERVDDSRVMIKYFVKSIKK